A window from Shewanella livingstonensis encodes these proteins:
- a CDS encoding DUF1456 family protein → MINNDILRRIRFVFDYSNAKMINIFSQANVDISSEQIIALLKKEEEEGYQACNDTLMCQFLDGLIIKNRGLKPGAEVPTPLKQLTNNLMFKKLRVALEMREEDIIAALALADFSMTKSELGALFRSPDHKNYKPCGDQVLRNFVKGLSIKHRGK, encoded by the coding sequence ATGATTAACAACGATATTCTTCGCCGTATTCGCTTTGTATTTGACTATTCAAATGCCAAAATGATTAACATTTTCAGCCAAGCCAATGTAGACATCTCTTCAGAGCAGATTATTGCGCTGTTGAAAAAAGAGGAAGAAGAAGGTTATCAAGCATGTAATGACACATTAATGTGCCAATTCTTAGATGGTTTGATCATTAAGAACCGTGGTTTAAAGCCTGGAGCTGAAGTCCCTACGCCTCTAAAGCAGTTGACCAACAACTTGATGTTCAAAAAATTACGCGTTGCGCTCGAAATGCGTGAAGAAGATATTATTGCTGCATTAGCCTTAGCAGATTTTTCGATGACTAAATCTGAACTAGGGGCGCTATTCCGTAGCCCTGATCATAAAAACTATAAACCTTGTGGCGACCAAGTGTTAAGAAACTTCGTCAAGGGTTTGTCAATAAAACATCGCGGTAAGTAA
- a CDS encoding Nramp family divalent metal transporter — protein sequence MLNQQTASALPWVSRVSTLFKATGPGILMAAAAIGASHLVASTRAGAEFGWQLAWLILLVNIVKYPFFAAGARYTAATDESLLHGYQKQGRGYLMLFTGLNVIAAIASTAGVCMLTAAMLTQFIPLSIDVLALIVLASSLALLIFGHYKLLDKMTKIIMLALTLTTLVAVALAFNRYSGFGTPVVSESPWQWAYVGFLVAMMGWMPAPIEVSTWNSLWLIEKRKTQTVTAKQAIFDFNLGYVTTALLAIVFLALGALVMHGSGERFSDSGAVFASQLITLYSQVMVNESRYLIGIVAFLCIFSTTVTVIDGYSRTLDMGWRLLSHNTSPRSYLTQVMLGISALGLLLILFFKGALLPLLEFVMILAFMTTVIFAWLNFRLMTSNTLAKKHRYGRVMVGLSWIGLLYLVSFAILFIYWYFTK from the coding sequence ATGCTTAATCAACAAACTGCATCAGCCTTACCGTGGGTCTCTCGTGTTAGCACACTGTTTAAAGCCACAGGACCAGGAATCTTAATGGCCGCCGCCGCAATTGGCGCTTCTCACCTAGTGGCCTCAACTCGAGCAGGTGCCGAATTTGGTTGGCAACTGGCGTGGCTCATTTTGTTAGTTAATATCGTTAAATATCCTTTCTTCGCGGCTGGCGCTCGCTACACCGCAGCAACTGATGAGAGTTTATTGCACGGTTATCAAAAGCAAGGCCGTGGATATTTGATGCTGTTTACTGGGCTTAATGTTATTGCCGCCATTGCCAGTACTGCTGGGGTATGTATGTTAACGGCGGCAATGTTAACCCAGTTTATTCCGCTATCAATTGACGTATTAGCGCTGATTGTATTGGCCAGCTCATTAGCATTATTAATTTTCGGCCACTACAAACTGCTTGATAAAATGACTAAAATTATCATGTTGGCTCTTACACTAACCACCTTAGTCGCCGTAGCATTAGCCTTTAATCGTTATAGCGGGTTCGGCACTCCAGTGGTCAGTGAATCTCCTTGGCAATGGGCATACGTCGGTTTTTTAGTAGCAATGATGGGTTGGATGCCAGCTCCGATAGAGGTCAGTACTTGGAACTCGTTATGGTTAATAGAAAAACGTAAAACCCAAACGGTAACTGCCAAGCAGGCTATTTTTGATTTTAATCTAGGCTATGTCACCACGGCATTACTGGCGATTGTATTTTTAGCGTTAGGCGCATTAGTGATGCACGGCAGTGGCGAGCGTTTTTCAGACTCAGGTGCGGTATTTGCCTCACAATTGATCACCCTTTATAGCCAAGTCATGGTCAATGAAAGCCGCTATCTAATTGGGATTGTTGCATTTTTATGTATATTTAGTACCACGGTTACCGTGATAGATGGCTACAGTCGCACACTTGATATGGGCTGGCGATTACTGTCTCACAACACGTCACCACGCAGTTATTTAACCCAGGTGATGCTCGGGATCAGTGCGCTTGGTTTATTACTCATTTTATTCTTTAAAGGCGCCTTATTACCGCTACTTGAATTTGTGATGATCCTTGCCTTTATGACTACCGTTATTTTTGCATGGCTTAACTTTCGTTTAATGACAAGTAACACCTTGGCTAAAAAACATCGTTATGGCCGTGTGATGGTTGGGTTGTCTTGGATTGGTTTATTGTATTTAGTTAGCTTCGCTATCTTGTTTATTTATTGGTACTTCACAAAATGA
- a CDS encoding PH domain-containing protein, protein MSDKTLVRAHFHANLGLYWLLSGSVFFFLSIVGIPLLLLWFHLGLLATKRYINNMNAELTEQKLIVSKGLFTRTENTVPLDKITDMALIQGPIMRMFGIHKLTVETAGQSGAGALISLIGVINVVDFRAQVLAQKTQLSERQNSASARPNTDVLILDNLQQMNATLLRIERSLTAKQSN, encoded by the coding sequence ATGAGTGATAAAACGCTAGTTCGTGCCCACTTTCATGCAAACCTAGGTTTGTACTGGTTATTGTCTGGCAGTGTATTCTTTTTCTTAAGTATCGTTGGTATTCCATTGTTATTATTATGGTTTCACCTAGGATTACTGGCGACAAAACGTTACATTAATAACATGAATGCTGAATTAACCGAGCAAAAACTCATCGTCAGCAAAGGGTTGTTTACTCGAACAGAAAATACCGTTCCATTGGATAAAATCACCGATATGGCACTTATCCAGGGTCCCATTATGCGCATGTTTGGCATTCATAAACTTACCGTAGAAACCGCCGGGCAATCTGGCGCAGGGGCATTAATTAGCTTAATTGGCGTCATAAATGTAGTCGATTTTAGAGCACAAGTACTGGCACAAAAAACACAACTCAGTGAACGGCAAAACAGCGCATCAGCTCGTCCAAATACCGATGTATTAATCCTCGACAATCTACAACAAATGAACGCCACCTTATTGCGAATAGAACGATCATTAACCGCTAAACAATCAAACTAG
- a CDS encoding TonB-dependent receptor codes for MKKTNLLRSACAIAISLSLAPIAFVSQAAEAGAQSKVERIEVTGSRIKRTDIEGPSPVQSLNKDDIANMGFDNLQQLLERMPANGSGAFSTRGNSQDSTANGGASISLRGLGPDATLVLINGRRVGSSAFAEGISNSFVDINNIPVSAIERIDILKDGASAIYGSDAIAGVVNIVLRKDIEGIELNLGYGDDSGTGYDETTASLVWGVKADKGSASIILDYFTNGTLSAEDMGRFGTANQSPYGGEDYRSSRGFPGYFYVNGVKTIDPDCPAENATASGSCLFDYGPYNLTIPTSERVGAIGQFDYMLGEDLTAFLELSVQHNTSEAGGAPTPLDEDAGLTVPGTHPNNPFGQDIDIGRYRTVDAGARRWNIESDTMRIVAGLRGVINDWDWEVSAQRGRSESTQTGNRSQGWVRTDYLQAEIDAGNYNPFGGTINSPDVIDRITTSLVRQGKSSITAYDASITGQAFTIADRDIMMAAGAEYREESVSDIPDEQFQRGLIFGTEAVSAFGSRDQHAAYVEFSIPVTDSFELQVAGRYDSYSDFGSTTNPKIAFQWGISDEITARGSWSTGFRAPSLAQIGLGPSEKSDFLTDSYRCAADNVDCELLDYNFVFAGNPNLKAEESETWNLGMIWAPSQQFDIGFDIFNIVQDHKIDSLQNQDLYDENCNDQNSTICLRNAPQAGETFGSIDVIKSAFVNIGSQEVQGIDLSSHYGIELNNYGDIKFGLEYSYLISFEKEIDGDVVDYTGEYEYPQHRWLATTNWNMDDFAANVNFSYTGEFEDFNKTRTVDAQLLVDMSGSYRFNDTVKLSVGVNNVFDEDPSFAIGDGDADLYGYAMGVHNPLGRYVYTKVTMKF; via the coding sequence ATGAAAAAAACTAACCTACTGCGCAGTGCTTGCGCTATCGCCATATCTCTGTCCCTTGCCCCTATAGCATTCGTTTCTCAAGCTGCCGAAGCCGGTGCACAATCAAAAGTTGAACGAATTGAAGTGACGGGTTCTCGTATCAAACGCACCGATATTGAAGGACCTTCGCCAGTACAATCGTTGAATAAAGACGATATTGCTAATATGGGTTTTGATAACCTACAACAATTGCTTGAACGTATGCCAGCAAACGGTTCTGGCGCATTCTCGACTCGTGGTAATAGCCAAGATTCTACCGCTAACGGTGGCGCGTCAATCAGTTTACGTGGCTTAGGGCCCGATGCCACGTTGGTACTTATTAATGGTCGCCGAGTGGGATCGAGTGCCTTTGCTGAAGGGATTTCGAATTCATTTGTTGATATCAACAACATCCCTGTATCAGCAATTGAGCGCATCGATATTCTTAAAGACGGTGCATCAGCTATTTATGGTTCTGATGCTATTGCTGGCGTGGTCAACATTGTTTTAAGAAAAGATATTGAAGGTATTGAACTTAACCTAGGTTATGGCGATGACAGTGGCACGGGTTATGATGAAACCACAGCTAGCTTAGTGTGGGGTGTAAAAGCGGATAAAGGCAGTGCGTCAATTATCCTTGATTACTTTACCAATGGCACCTTGTCTGCAGAAGACATGGGCCGTTTTGGTACCGCTAACCAATCACCTTACGGCGGTGAAGATTATCGCTCATCACGTGGTTTTCCTGGTTATTTCTATGTTAATGGTGTTAAAACAATCGATCCAGATTGCCCTGCTGAAAATGCGACTGCAAGCGGTAGTTGTTTGTTTGATTACGGTCCATACAATTTGACTATCCCAACATCTGAACGTGTTGGTGCTATTGGCCAGTTTGATTACATGTTAGGTGAAGATTTAACTGCATTTTTAGAATTATCAGTACAACACAATACTTCTGAGGCCGGTGGTGCACCAACACCATTAGATGAAGATGCAGGCTTAACAGTACCAGGAACTCATCCCAACAATCCTTTTGGGCAAGACATTGATATTGGCCGCTACCGTACGGTTGATGCCGGTGCTCGTCGTTGGAATATCGAATCAGATACTATGCGTATTGTGGCTGGCCTTCGTGGCGTCATAAACGATTGGGACTGGGAAGTATCAGCACAACGTGGTCGCAGCGAATCAACTCAAACAGGTAATCGTTCACAGGGTTGGGTAAGAACCGACTATTTACAAGCTGAAATTGATGCCGGTAACTACAATCCATTTGGTGGCACTATCAACTCGCCAGATGTGATTGATCGCATTACTACTAGCCTGGTAAGACAAGGTAAGTCGAGTATTACCGCTTATGATGCCAGTATTACAGGTCAAGCATTTACCATTGCTGATCGTGATATCATGATGGCTGCCGGTGCAGAGTATCGCGAAGAAAGCGTCAGTGACATACCAGACGAGCAGTTTCAACGCGGTCTGATTTTTGGTACTGAAGCGGTGTCTGCGTTTGGTTCGCGTGATCAACATGCTGCCTATGTTGAATTCTCTATCCCGGTAACCGACAGCTTTGAGTTACAAGTTGCGGGTCGTTACGACAGCTACAGTGATTTTGGCTCAACCACTAACCCTAAAATTGCTTTCCAATGGGGCATTAGTGACGAGATAACTGCTCGTGGTTCTTGGTCTACTGGTTTCCGTGCACCATCATTAGCACAAATTGGCTTAGGTCCCTCTGAAAAGAGTGATTTTTTAACTGATAGCTACCGTTGTGCTGCAGACAATGTAGATTGTGAATTACTTGACTACAATTTCGTGTTTGCTGGTAACCCTAACCTTAAAGCTGAAGAGTCTGAGACTTGGAACTTAGGTATGATTTGGGCTCCAAGTCAGCAGTTTGATATTGGTTTTGATATATTTAATATTGTCCAAGATCATAAAATTGACTCACTGCAAAACCAAGATCTTTATGATGAAAACTGTAATGATCAAAACAGTACTATTTGTCTACGAAATGCACCACAAGCGGGCGAAACATTTGGTTCAATTGATGTCATCAAGTCTGCGTTCGTCAACATTGGTTCACAAGAAGTACAAGGTATCGATTTATCTAGCCATTATGGTATTGAGCTAAACAACTATGGCGATATTAAGTTTGGTTTAGAGTACAGCTACTTAATTAGCTTTGAAAAAGAAATTGATGGTGATGTCGTCGATTACACCGGTGAGTATGAGTATCCACAACACCGTTGGTTAGCAACCACTAACTGGAACATGGACGACTTTGCCGCTAACGTAAACTTTAGCTACACTGGCGAATTTGAAGACTTCAACAAAACTCGCACAGTCGATGCCCAGTTGTTAGTCGATATGTCTGGTTCATATCGTTTCAATGACACGGTTAAGTTATCTGTAGGTGTGAATAACGTATTTGATGAAGATCCATCATTTGCAATTGGTGACGGTGATGCAGACCTTTATGGTTACGCGATGGGCGTTCATAACCCGTTAGGTCGTTATGTTTATACTAAAGTCACCATGAAGTTCTAA
- a CDS encoding DUF4447 family protein, which yields MSKNTGLNAIEVQCLRHSFGLTTEQVASITNASNEDVMSWESGEKEAPIAAQKKLLEIDDIIEMQVLNTSDGIEALFKKEPKRRLAFVVYPTQALYTQYNPEFLSSLPLTELYNTAAWRIKKECKLVLEVDVSLVALDAEAYKAYRADNGMSESRESRAKWAATQL from the coding sequence ATGTCGAAAAATACCGGTTTAAATGCCATTGAAGTCCAATGTTTACGCCACTCTTTTGGCCTAACAACAGAGCAAGTTGCTAGTATCACTAACGCCAGTAATGAAGATGTAATGTCATGGGAATCTGGCGAAAAAGAAGCGCCTATTGCGGCACAAAAAAAGCTCCTAGAAATCGATGATATTATCGAAATGCAGGTACTTAACACCTCTGATGGTATTGAAGCGCTATTTAAAAAAGAGCCTAAGCGCCGTTTAGCGTTTGTGGTGTACCCAACTCAAGCTTTATATACCCAATACAATCCAGAGTTTTTAAGCTCTTTACCATTAACAGAATTGTACAATACCGCGGCATGGCGAATTAAAAAAGAATGTAAGTTGGTATTGGAAGTAGATGTTAGCTTAGTGGCATTAGATGCCGAAGCTTATAAAGCTTACCGTGCAGATAACGGCATGAGTGAAAGTCGTGAAAGTCGCGCTAAATGGGCTGCAACCCAACTGTAA
- a CDS encoding SMI1/KNR4 family protein, which translates to MNDIIEQLQELSETVPVPLELPTFEQLVEVEEQILIGLPNDLKEFLLYGSDVIYGTIEPVTAADPSSHTYLPEVACYAWSIGLPREQIAICQIGDSFYCIDEEGQVLFWKKGRFSDKVWESFWHWAEDVWLNR; encoded by the coding sequence ATGAATGACATTATTGAACAACTACAAGAATTAAGCGAAACCGTACCGGTGCCGTTAGAATTGCCAACATTTGAGCAACTTGTAGAAGTTGAAGAACAAATCTTAATTGGTTTACCCAACGATTTAAAAGAATTCTTACTCTATGGCAGTGATGTTATTTATGGCACGATTGAACCCGTTACCGCAGCCGATCCATCTTCACACACCTATCTACCTGAAGTAGCCTGTTATGCCTGGTCTATTGGGCTACCTCGTGAACAAATTGCTATTTGCCAAATAGGCGATAGCTTTTATTGTATCGATGAAGAAGGCCAAGTGTTGTTTTGGAAAAAAGGCCGCTTTAGTGACAAGGTTTGGGAATCATTTTGGCATTGGGCCGAAGATGTGTGGCTGAATCGATAA
- a CDS encoding GTP pyrophosphokinase yields the protein MNKLFRTFFIFLILLSTRGAIAQPNELKYTKLAQPSDFSQKSSNDIEQLMALYDHNTDLVTQDSDNLHALMSRAPAAQQELIDLLHFIDQSSNTKTILPATKSYQRAAQKVQTKFNGDASQLTDIARASVVAYDVKSLLSSYQQLSQYTEIVQLKNRFAHPKVSGYRDLNVLVKLPVSQMVVEVQFHLNDIADIKSGPEHHVYEQIQQIESKAKATSRRLNDIEQATIATLRQNSHKQYHKAWLSYKRQSLYSSQRQVA from the coding sequence ATGAATAAGTTGTTTCGTACCTTCTTTATATTCTTAATTTTACTGTCTACCCGTGGTGCTATTGCCCAGCCTAACGAGCTTAAATACACCAAGCTAGCTCAGCCATCTGACTTCAGCCAAAAATCATCTAATGATATTGAGCAGCTAATGGCACTTTATGATCACAACACCGACTTGGTGACACAAGATAGTGATAACTTGCATGCTCTGATGTCACGGGCACCGGCGGCGCAGCAAGAACTGATTGACCTACTCCACTTCATTGACCAATCAAGTAATACCAAAACCATTCTTCCTGCTACCAAAAGTTATCAGCGTGCGGCTCAAAAAGTACAAACTAAATTTAATGGCGATGCCAGCCAACTAACCGATATAGCACGGGCAAGTGTGGTGGCCTATGACGTAAAAAGCTTGCTATCAAGTTACCAACAGTTGAGCCAATACACCGAAATTGTGCAATTGAAAAATCGTTTTGCTCATCCTAAAGTGTCAGGTTACCGTGATTTGAATGTATTAGTGAAATTACCCGTAAGCCAAATGGTGGTTGAAGTACAATTTCATTTAAATGATATTGCCGACATTAAAAGTGGCCCTGAACATCATGTTTATGAGCAAATCCAACAGATTGAATCTAAGGCTAAAGCCACATCTAGACGCTTAAATGACATAGAACAAGCCACTATAGCTACACTGCGTCAAAACTCTCACAAGCAGTATCACAAAGCGTGGTTAAGCTACAAACGTCAAAGTTTATACAGTTCACAACGCCAAGTTGCATAG
- a CDS encoding M13 family metallopeptidase has product MRKLVIGGLCASLITGLSACSDDKAVVAPAADVAKTATATAVAQALTSGINFDNIDKSVRPQDDFYMYVNGAWMNKAEIPGDRTSIGAFYDLRENARDDVKVIIEDLSATPNLADGTDEQKVADLYRSFMDVETLNKIGIAPIQADLDNIAALKDKKELTAFFGTSQVNGGGTPLAFYVEIDAKDSSRYATHIWQYGLSLPEKDYYFNQEERFVSIRKAFVEHIEKMYNLAGLPNAKANAEAILALETQIAAKHWDVVETRDSTKTYNLYQVENLPELASEINWDGYLAAVGGDKQTDIIINQPSYIQGLNEVLKNNDLATWKNYLTWMSLTHNASNLSEALDNENFAFFSKTLNGQEEQEPRWKRGVSTVSDTLGEVVGKVYVKRHFAPEAKTRMEQLVENLRGAYGSSIESLDWMSADTKVAAKDKLAKFNPKIGYPNKWDDYTKLSIKADDLVGNAKRAAIFEHNKSLAKLGQPIDKDEWHMTPQTVNAYYNPTMNEIVFPAAILQPPFFNLEADDAVNYGGIGAVIGHEMGHGFDDQGAKFDGEGNMRDWWTEADLKAFESKGNALITQYNGYQVFDDLNVNGSLTLGENIGDLSGVTIAYKAYKMSLDGKEAPVIDGLTGDQRFFMGFTQIWRVKMKEESMRNRVATDPHSPGHFRALGALSNMPEFYSTYGVKQGDKMYIEPASRVKIW; this is encoded by the coding sequence ATGAGAAAACTGGTTATTGGCGGTCTATGCGCCTCGTTAATTACAGGCTTAAGTGCTTGTAGTGATGACAAAGCTGTCGTTGCACCTGCTGCAGACGTTGCTAAAACAGCGACAGCCACTGCGGTAGCACAAGCCCTGACTTCAGGCATCAACTTTGACAACATCGACAAGTCTGTTCGCCCTCAAGACGATTTCTACATGTATGTTAACGGCGCATGGATGAACAAAGCTGAAATCCCTGGCGACCGTACTAGCATTGGTGCTTTTTACGACTTACGTGAAAACGCTCGTGATGACGTTAAAGTCATTATCGAAGATTTAAGCGCTACGCCTAACTTAGCCGATGGCACAGACGAACAAAAAGTAGCTGATTTATATCGCTCATTCATGGACGTAGAAACCTTAAATAAAATAGGTATTGCGCCAATTCAAGCTGACTTAGATAACATTGCTGCCTTAAAAGATAAAAAAGAGCTAACTGCATTTTTTGGTACAAGCCAAGTCAATGGTGGCGGAACGCCTTTAGCGTTCTATGTTGAAATCGATGCAAAAGACTCAAGCCGTTATGCCACTCATATTTGGCAATATGGTTTAAGCCTGCCTGAAAAAGATTACTATTTTAATCAAGAAGAACGCTTCGTCAGTATCCGTAAAGCCTTTGTTGAACATATTGAAAAAATGTACAACCTTGCAGGCTTACCTAATGCAAAAGCTAATGCTGAAGCCATTTTAGCGCTTGAAACTCAAATTGCAGCAAAGCATTGGGACGTGGTTGAAACCCGCGACAGCACTAAAACCTATAACCTATACCAAGTTGAGAATTTGCCAGAGTTGGCATCAGAGATTAACTGGGATGGTTATTTAGCGGCAGTAGGCGGCGATAAGCAAACTGATATCATTATCAACCAACCAAGCTATATCCAAGGCTTAAACGAGGTGCTTAAAAATAACGACCTTGCGACTTGGAAAAACTACTTAACGTGGATGAGCCTAACTCACAATGCTAGTAACTTGTCTGAAGCATTAGACAATGAAAACTTTGCCTTTTTCTCTAAAACCTTAAATGGCCAAGAAGAACAAGAACCGCGTTGGAAACGTGGTGTGAGTACAGTGAGCGACACATTAGGTGAAGTGGTAGGTAAAGTATACGTTAAACGTCATTTTGCTCCAGAAGCGAAAACTCGTATGGAACAACTGGTTGAAAACCTACGTGGAGCCTATGGTTCAAGCATTGAGTCATTAGATTGGATGAGTGCTGACACTAAAGTGGCGGCTAAAGACAAACTGGCTAAGTTTAATCCTAAAATTGGTTATCCAAATAAGTGGGATGATTACACTAAACTAAGCATTAAAGCCGATGATTTGGTGGGCAACGCCAAACGTGCTGCTATTTTTGAGCATAACAAAAGTCTTGCTAAGCTAGGTCAACCGATTGATAAAGACGAATGGCACATGACGCCACAAACCGTCAATGCTTACTACAACCCAACCATGAATGAAATCGTGTTCCCTGCAGCGATTTTACAACCACCATTCTTCAACTTAGAAGCTGATGATGCGGTTAACTATGGCGGTATTGGTGCGGTTATTGGCCACGAAATGGGCCATGGCTTTGATGACCAAGGTGCAAAGTTTGACGGTGAAGGTAACATGCGTGACTGGTGGACCGAAGCTGACTTAAAAGCGTTTGAATCTAAAGGTAATGCATTAATCACTCAGTATAATGGTTATCAAGTATTTGACGATCTAAACGTCAACGGTAGTCTGACATTAGGTGAGAACATTGGTGATTTATCAGGTGTTACTATCGCCTATAAAGCTTACAAAATGTCACTTGATGGTAAAGAAGCACCGGTTATTGATGGTTTAACTGGCGATCAACGTTTCTTCATGGGCTTCACTCAAATTTGGCGTGTGAAGATGAAAGAAGAATCAATGCGTAACCGTGTTGCTACTGATCCGCATTCACCTGGTCACTTCCGTGCCCTTGGCGCGTTGTCTAATATGCCTGAGTTCTACTCAACATATGGCGTAAAGCAAGGCGACAAGATGTATATTGAACCAGCGAGTCGCGTAAAGATTTGGTAA
- the rsuA gene encoding 16S rRNA pseudouridine(516) synthase RsuA, whose translation MRLDKFICESTELTRSLAKRALHRGDVTCDGVVVKNSGFKVLPQMVVHLDGTLISVIGERYIMLNKPINTICSTIDEEYPSVLSLLDIEKMDTLHIAGRLDVDTTGLVLITSDGQWSHKITSPKKDCGKRYWVELAEPIDDSLIKVFADGVELRNEDGLTKPALLDIIDSTHVRLTISEGKYHQVKRMFAAVGNHVVNLHREAVGGIELNADVAAGEWRYLTDAEIKSV comes from the coding sequence GTGCGTTTAGACAAATTTATCTGTGAAAGTACCGAATTAACTCGGTCATTGGCCAAGAGAGCCCTGCATCGTGGCGATGTTACCTGTGATGGTGTAGTGGTAAAAAACTCCGGCTTTAAAGTATTACCACAAATGGTGGTGCATTTAGACGGTACCTTAATTAGCGTGATTGGCGAGCGTTACATCATGTTAAACAAACCGATAAACACTATTTGCTCAACCATTGATGAAGAATATCCATCAGTATTGAGTTTACTTGATATTGAAAAAATGGACACCTTGCACATAGCAGGCCGATTAGATGTCGACACCACAGGGCTAGTGTTAATTACCAGTGATGGTCAGTGGTCGCATAAAATTACCTCGCCGAAGAAAGATTGTGGCAAACGTTATTGGGTAGAATTGGCCGAACCTATTGATGATAGTTTAATCAAGGTATTTGCCGATGGTGTTGAGCTGCGCAATGAAGATGGCCTGACCAAGCCAGCTTTGCTGGATATTATAGACTCAACGCATGTGCGATTGACGATTAGTGAAGGTAAGTATCATCAGGTTAAGCGCATGTTTGCTGCAGTCGGTAATCATGTCGTTAATTTACATCGTGAAGCCGTCGGTGGCATAGAATTAAATGCGGACGTGGCAGCAGGTGAATGGCGTTATTTAACCGATGCTGAAATCAAGTCAGTGTAG
- a CDS encoding DUF4097 family beta strand repeat-containing protein: MSILKYVLIVPLIGISFISMGKEAVDQQLSVSDNPSVSMKIQRGNVELVSWDKNSIQIKGELDDLSQGLIFEVKGNSVIVEDKLPRSYQGSNKQGSQLTIYLPKQLDLDAEGVSANYQLSQLNGQISLALVSGKINAKQLGGNTKLTTVSGNINTTELAGKINLETVSGDITDSNSQGEAELRLVSGELKSQSAFTQLSVDQVSGDINATVNHITELNVVTISGDAQFNLGADLHKARLETISGDMTLTFTSMPNISFMIDGGPGGKIDNQLTDDKPLKQKYSPAKTLQFKTQAGAGQVNINTISGKINLTK, from the coding sequence ATGAGCATTCTTAAATACGTGTTAATCGTGCCGTTAATCGGTATCAGTTTTATCTCAATGGGCAAAGAAGCCGTTGACCAGCAATTGAGTGTTTCTGATAACCCTTCGGTAAGTATGAAAATACAACGCGGTAATGTTGAGCTAGTCAGTTGGGATAAAAATAGCATTCAAATTAAAGGTGAACTTGATGACTTAAGCCAAGGCTTAATATTTGAAGTTAAAGGCAATAGCGTTATTGTAGAAGATAAATTACCCCGCAGTTATCAGGGCAGTAATAAACAAGGATCACAACTAACCATTTACCTTCCTAAGCAACTTGATTTAGATGCTGAGGGAGTATCAGCAAATTATCAATTATCACAGCTAAATGGTCAAATATCGTTAGCGTTGGTCAGTGGTAAGATTAACGCCAAACAACTCGGCGGTAACACTAAGCTGACTACCGTATCAGGTAATATAAATACTACCGAGTTAGCGGGAAAAATTAATCTCGAAACGGTATCGGGCGATATCACTGACAGCAATAGCCAAGGTGAAGCTGAGCTGCGCTTAGTGAGTGGCGAACTGAAAAGTCAAAGTGCCTTTACACAATTGTCTGTCGACCAAGTGTCTGGTGACATAAACGCAACGGTTAACCACATAACCGAGCTAAATGTGGTGACGATTAGTGGCGATGCACAATTTAACTTAGGGGCAGACTTACACAAAGCCCGGCTGGAAACGATTAGTGGCGATATGACACTGACGTTTACCAGTATGCCTAACATCAGTTTTATGATTGATGGCGGCCCTGGTGGAAAAATTGACAATCAATTAACCGATGATAAACCGCTAAAACAAAAGTACTCACCAGCCAAAACGTTGCAGTTCAAAACTCAAGCTGGCGCAGGTCAAGTCAATATTAATACCATTAGCGGTAAAATCAACCTGACTAAGTAG